The Periplaneta americana isolate PAMFEO1 chromosome 1, P.americana_PAMFEO1_priV1, whole genome shotgun sequence DNA segment CATAACATAGGAATTTATCGCATTATTTCAGAATTACCCTAAGTGATATGGAACCATTTACCATATTTCTTCTCACACAGTGATAGTCCTAAGAGTCAATCTAATTCAGTGCCTATGTAGAAAAACTAACTATATGGACGTAACTGTGCAGCTTCAATTCCAGATGAAGGCAAGGAACATTATTCTTGTTACAACTCTCAAAATGGTTTTGATGCCTCTCTGCCTGTTAGAAAATGAGCACTAGGGCATCTAGCAATATTTAATCGGTTATGATTCAAGCACAAGACATAGTGGAAATATAGAAAAGTATGAGGTTGAAACTATAACTTATAATCAGAAGTAGGCTAATATAATATTCTTTAAACGTATTTTTGTTGTTCTTAAAACTGTGAATATAATACGTAGGCCTAAATGCCAAACTTCAAAACCAGCAagtaaaagttaaataaaaaatatttgattacaTATTACCGACATTAAAAAGTTTATTGTTATTCATATAGGTATTTTACAataaatcttttttttctttctatctctGAAGGTGGTTATGGCAGTTTCAGCGTGAGCAGCGATGTACAAGATCAACAGCCTGATAGTATATCCAGAGTTTCTCTACACGTGGTCGGCTCCAGCGGAGTTCATGAAGACGATTTAGAAACTAGCATCCTCCATACTACCAGTGGTGGTGGTATTATAGTACGCAAGCAGCATCGGCCTATCTTGCCAGCTACTTTCGCACCACCCCACACTATTCCTCTGTCTTACATCGCAACTGAATCACCCTCCACCCACAGACCTATAGCAAATCCCTTCACAGTCCCAGAATTACCAATCCTTCATCAGTTCCGCGATGTGGATGCCATTCTTAAAATACCCCCAAGTTCTGCAATAAGACACCACCCAGATGGCTCTAACTGGAGGGGGAATAGTTCTAGTGAAGGATTCACAAAAGAAACTGCTATAAAGTCTCATTCTAGGAATCCTAATGTAGGTGTAGTCTCCGATTCGTCTGTTGAAACGTCTGGTGATCAGCAATGGATTGAGCTGTTGAATGTTACAACAAACGTTGTGAAACCTCAAAGTACGAAAGTACACAGCAGTGCCAGTTCACACAGAGAAACGATTTCGACTATGTATAACCAAAGACCCACCTGGGGAGATGGGGGAAACAGAGAGAGACCTGCGAACCATGATGAAGTCATCTCTTCAGTTGTACCAATGAAATCCTCCTTCTCTAAAGTTCAAACAAATGAATCCAGAAGAGTTCAGATTGTGATACCAAAGCCTCAAGCGAACACCGAAGGAAGTGCAGCAAATGTAACACCGCTTTCTATAGTAACCTTGATACCAGTGAGATCTAATTCTGGAATTGGTAGACCTTTACGTCCCAGGCCCAAGTTACCATCTCAAACGCAATTCCAAGCTATAAACAAAACTGCCTCTATTGACAtagttttaaattctgaatacactCTGAGAAACAAATCAGGAGATAAACATTCTACCTTAGTACCAATTAATGTAAGATCAAATGGATCTTCAGAAGCACATGGTATGGTTCAAAAAATAGTCTCAGATAGATTTACTACCTCACTACCAGTGAGTCAACATAAAATCCCTTCAAAACCAATTGGAACTACATTAGGTCaagttgtgaaaataaatgaaacgtcaaataataaaaagaacaatATAACAAGATTCAGCCAGCCAAAACCTACTCCTTATTCCACATTGCGACCTGAAGGGCCTCCAGTAAGAATTAAAACAGGAAGTTATTCATTTGTAAGTTCAAGTCAGTCTTCAACATACTCGAGAGAACCAATTACAGTCACGTCTAATCAACCAGTAAATTCTCCAATTTCAGAAAGAAACACAACGGGATACATAAAATGGGATACTAAAAACGAGTCCACAACACAACCTACTGAAGACAAATACTCTACAGAGTCAAAAATATTGTCATCAACAAAACAGACTTCAGATTCATTGTTATCGCCACAAATAACAACACAAATGTCAGTGGCAACTGTTATATCAAATGTGACTAAGAAAGAAATGCACTCACCAGCTGAGGTGACTACAACAGTAATGTCGTTAACAACACCTGAACCTACGCAGTTACATTCTACAACGAGttcatcatcaacactgtcatcaATGATGACAACAAGTCCTCCAACAACGACCATACCAACAACTGCAGTTTTACCATTAACAAAGACAACACAGTTACCAACATTAACTTCAAGATCTACAGCTACATCCACGTTAGCATCTTTAATATCAAAAAGCACATTACAATCGACGTCATCAACGACATTGCCACCTCCCAAAAAGACCACAACAATCAAATTGTCAGCAacattgtcatcatcattgttAACATTCAAAACAACAACGACATTGCCACCTCCAAGAAAGACCACAACAAACAAATCGTCAGCAacattgtcatcatcattgttaacactcaaaacaacaacattaccaacaacgagaataaaaacaacacttCCGTCATCTACACTTGCACCAAAAGTAAACGAATTTTCCACTGCAGAACCCTTTGCTCACTTGAATATGAGCGCTAACTAcagtaataatataaacaaaacagcttcagagcaaataaaaaatattactgaaatagTAGAAAATATGGTGAGAATTTCAACTTCAACATTGAAACAAAGACCTCTCAATAGCAACAAAGATGTACAAATTAGTACAACCACAGATAGAGCTGAAATTAAACATGTCACAGAAGAAGGATATAGAATAAACAATTCAGTAACAAATACTCCAAGTCAAAAATTACTGACTACCACTTCTACAACATCGACATCGCCAGAATTGCTCAAATCAACAAACAACTCATATTCAACCTCAAGCTTCGTACTCCAACATGCAACGACAAACAATGTTTCTGCAGCCTTCACACGCCTGACAACTCCTAGTCCAATGTTAAGTGAATTcatccctgttgttgttattcaAGATGTACCAAATGATAACTGGCATAGAAATGTGTCGAGTATGTATGTAGTGAAAACAGATTCTACTCTCAAGTCTTCATTAAAACAGAAAACTGGCCAAGGATCAACAACAGCAAAAAGTAATGTCACTGACAGAACTTCCACATCATTACCTGCAGGTCATAGAAATATATCAGTAAGTGTAATTGCTGTAACCACTGCAATGTCtgaaattcaaaaaataaaaaccaCAGGAAAAAATGCAACACTTAATGTCCAAGAGAATGTAGAAAGAAACATTTCAGAAAATGAAGGCAGTCAAAATAAGCTTAGAATAATTCCAAACATACAAGTCAACAGTAATAGTTCAAAGAAAAACCTTAAAAGTGATGAGATGAAAATTAAAAGTACAACTTCAGATCCAAGTGTTGTGACACCACAAACAGTAATCCTTAAAACTGACATTGTTACAAGAACAAGTGTTGTATCTTCTGAAGCAAATGGAGGACAAGTTACTAAGAATCCCCTGAATAACTATTTAGTAACTAATAGCAATAATATCACTGTCACTCCcggaaataataaacaaaattatagtAAGAATGAAACGGGTAATTTTGCCTCTCATAATAGCAGTATTTCCGATATGCTAAACTATACAGTAACAGACTCTGCCCAGAAAGTGACAGAACACAAAGAAACAAGAAGACAACcaaaaatgaaacaaacaaatgaatatgaACCTAAATATGGACACTTTAGATTTGAAGACCGTGTAGCGAATAATGTTGGCAGTCAGATTTTTGAAGGCactattaattttgatatatcaACACAGTCCTTTACTTCAGAATTTACCACGATTCCTAACAATTTCCATGAAGAAGAAAGTAtcataaacaatttcaaagaatCTGACAATACCAGTGTTACTGTAGATATTCCTGAAACTTTTGCTACTGAAATGGGTATCACCCAAAGCTCAACAACAGAAGTTGCAGCACTAGAcacggaaaattttgaaaaaattctgTTACCAGTATCTGAAGAAAATGTTACTCCATCAAAAATTACATCAGAGAATGGAGTTTCTGTGGCAAAAGAGAGTGATTCAACAGAAATTAATACTCCACTGTCTGGAAAGATGGAGTTCCAGTCTGTGAGTCATAAAGATAATTTATATGATAATTTACAGCAAAATGATGGTAAAATATTTGAATTAGAAAGTGAATTTACATTATCAACATCAAATAAAATTCCTGTGACAGAAAATGTTGTTTTCAGAACAGAAGGTAGTTCTTCACAGAAGGAAAATATTCCGACAACAGTCAAGATATTCTCAAATATGGAAGAAATGTCAAAAACAAAAGAGGAAGTTTCTTCACTGACAACAGTAACAAACGTTAATACTGAAACTGTAACAGTATTCTCAAATTTCACAGTCAGCAAAGTCTCCGGTATAAACAACAATTATCCAAACTTACAGGTCACAGAACAGGAAGTGCCCATGGAGAATAAAAAAATCACAGGGCAACTGCCTCtacactctgaaaatactgaaatGTCTGATGATCAAGTTTTCCATTTGCTCAATGTGAGCAATGCATCCAGTAACCAATCTAGAAACTATACTATCATGTCTGAAGAGGCAGTAAATGCACTTAGTATGTATGCTAACGTGCACACAAACACACCAGAAGACAAATCAGCAGATAATGTTACAGAAGACAGCCAAAATAATGTCGACAGTGCTGGGGCAATGACTACCAATACAACTGAAAGTTATCCTGGCGATAAAATAACGAAGATCATAGACACAGAAGAAGTAAAAGCATCAACGAAAATTATTTCCTTGCACAGTAGCAACAACCACGCAGGAATTCCAATTCTTACTAAGATATATAACAAAATACCTCAACCTTTTGTTGAAAAAGAAACATCATGGAAGACAACAAATGAAGAAGGTTCCATAGATCTTTCTAATTCAACAGGTATGTACAATGAATTAAGAAACAGTTaacatttatgaaataaaatggtAACTTCGCCAGTTTTAAATAAGGTTTCattgtataattttatgatatctttactgtgttaacttctgcaatttacctggctgactagtttcgaagtgctatccttcattgtccgaagAATGAATAATAAGATTTCACTGTTTACCATGAAGagaacatatttcaaataatatcttTACCATCATATTCTCATACAATGGCACctcagaaaaattaataaaagatatCGAAAAAAATATCAGAACTATTTTCAAATCAAGTAGCATACACTATTCGCCATGTTCTCTCCAACAATAAAACTAAACTCAAGTTATTAGAAAGCAGCTTTCATTTACAGCTTTTGTGAATATGATCAGTGGTAGACAGGTAAGACTAGCAGCCCTCTGTCAGTGAAATTACTGTCTGAGAGCCAGCTCTGAAACCGCGTGGTATGAGGAAGTGGGCAGCAGGGGGACGTGACTCAGCATGGACAGTTAGGTAGTGTGTGTGTGGATGTTCTCTCCACAGCATAAACATTAGCTCTTGAGTGGTGAACTACTGCTATGTCgatgaggaaaaaaaataaagttgagGGTTGTGGGATTATAAGTAATATACCGGTAATTGAAAAGTGTGATGAAGAAGCTAAATACAAAACCCCCGGTTAACGGTCCCATGCCACGTTGTATATTGTTAACCTACTATTGTACAGTCTTACGTCATCACCCTCTTAACAGTTCCTCCACTCCTTCCTGCCACAGTTTGAGTTGGGTCTCAGGCAGTAAAATAACATAAGTGAATTATGAAACACAGAGTGTTTGCTACTAAACCGAGAACTGGAACATTTGAAAAACATGATTGAGGTACagtttaaaaacattttcaataacaACCCAGGACTATGTGGAAAGATAATATGCAAATCAGTAATcaaacgtgtttgaaatgatgttGGATACTTTGAACAGTTCGTCTAGCCATGTGGATGTAAGTAAGTTGCattattatatgagccgttcaaagcagaagtggtgtaagtcaaaattgggtaatgaagtttaaagtaaaaattctgtaaaatacagcgcaaagtagcaattaatatgtccttcgtgctatccactgactactaatagtttaaataaattgaatattaattgctactttgcggtgtattttacagaatgtttactttaaccctcattacccatttttgatttacaccacttctgctctcaacggctcatatgtaggctatgtaagTCAGATTATCTCAGTAATTTTTCAGGGTAGCAACTTACGCCACATCCGGTATATTAAAAActggatgaaataattttttgataGTACATTGATTTGATGGCCCCTTGCCCCAAGATTGCATATGTACTAATCCTCTTTACTGTCAGAGTCTTAATATTTTGAGCAGTCTGTGgcattgtaaatttaattctcTTCGTGGCTGTCAGGCAATGAGAAAACGACCAGTGATATTTTTGAATGAGTGGGATTTATTTCGATTCATTCTAAATATTCGCtgaatgaaattttgtacaaacTTATGTACTTATATAGTACATAGTTCTACTACAAAGTCATCGACAcagtacatgaaaaaaaaattgtgtacgtAAGGATTTTAGGTGACTAAAAATGTGCCTTAAATTATTACACAACCATATTACGTTAAAAGCCTGCTGTCATTCAATTTCTATGAAAGTagtagtaaaataattatttaatgtaatcttcatcttacgatgtttggtaacgtatacacgtccgttgatgtgacatattaatgaatttaaatactattatagtcacaatcattacatttgtaaagtttctttcaagccataagcagtgctgactagatcagacgctatggacagtactctataacagagtcgccagtatgaaagaataattccaagcctttggcgtgagacgaactcgatagctcagtggtagagcgcctgaccggagaacaggaagtcgcaggttcgattcccgctcgaggttgtgaaatttttctttcataccatggcatgattgtgactataataatatttaaattcattaaatatttaatgtGTCCCCAAGAGTCTCTGCATTCGATTGCCAGCGTGAAAGAGGAGACTTGTCTCTCTACTTTAGAGACTGGATGTCTCTTGCCTTATTTTTATCCGTGTTATGTGGCCAGCTTAGCACGCAGTCACGAAATTCTTCACTTGTTACTAACTTTAATGCAAAACCCCACTTTAGTGAACATGGAAACAGGATGAGGTACAATCCTAGAaaaataaagatgatgatgatgatgatgatgatgatgatggttagtGGGGGATGTTTCAGCCTGCCCCAGCAACTTAAGTCTCCGTTGTGGTGATGGAGAATGCATCTCAGCTCTGTCGCGTTGTAACCAGCTTGTGGACTGCAATGATGGTGCAGATGAGCGAGACTGTTCATGTGCAGACTACTTACGGGCGCAATTTCTCACTCGTAAACTGTGTGATGGCATTGTTGACTGCTGGGATTTCAGTGATGAAAACAGCTGTGGTAAGTAATTCTCACTACTTCAACTCAAAATATAATCTACACTTATTACACTGCACCATTGTATTTATCCATATTCCATAGTGAtcataaatattgtatattgttGTCTAGACTAGATTGCGTGATACTGTGAGAATGATCACTAGCTGGATAtcgtaaaataaacatataacagCACCACTCACAGCCCTTATTAAAGCCACAACAAAATGTACTGACAtgtcaaaaaagaaagaaaggaagaaagaaagaagatacgGAGAAAAAAAATCTGGAAGAACATCAAGGAAAAAATACAGAGTCGGATAATTATGTGGCAGCTAGTGATCTTGAAAACATTATCACTGAGCTTAACAAAATTCCGAGAAAGAcagatatatattttgaaatcaagctttcaggtataactccctgtaaaattgatttgaataatttcgagggaaaaattgttccggagccgagtatcgaacccgggacctttggttaaacgtaccaacacactaccaactgagctacccgggaactctaccagacaccgatccaatttttccctctatatccacagacctcaaagtgggctgacaaccgtcaagcaaccaacattgagtgcacactaactctgtgtgatttaaattgtggttttctgttaacgaacagtgacgtgtattatgcaaatcaagctttcaggtataactccatgtaaagtttatttgaataatttcgagggaaaaattgttcacatATATATTTGTCTTAGCTTTGGCTTGACTTTTACGAGGGCTGGACCTGGGATGGATCTGTACATTTAGGcatgctttggcccattgtgggCTGTATATATGCAATGGTTGTCTTAAATCCGACATGAATAGATACTGACGTCATCCTACCTCAgcctctgatagagccaggtcccatccgcaCACTAGTAGTCCGATAAGCCCCAGGGGTCTGGAGCCCTAAGCACTTCCAGCatcagaaacccgtactacccccaagacttcacaCCAGccaatttttactattgcagatgaaatGAGTGAGAGGTAGGGAGTATTGCTTAGGAATGCAATATGTggtgattactttcacgtgttaatttgaaCTAAGTTTCTAAATACCTAGTTGATTACTTtcggcttaggagccatcttcagaactgctgtGGTCCTTGCATCTTCCAGTGACTTCACTCCACAATTCAAGCCACACAGAGTTTGTATGCACTCAAAGCTGGGTTTCTgacatcttgtcagcccactagcggtggatataaaaggaaaaattgagacggtgtcgggtgcagttcctgggtagctcagtcggtagatcaTTATTTTGCTCAGCCAAAAGTCtcaggatcgatacccagcccaggaacaattttttccttgaaattattcaagtttgcttcacagggagctttacctgaaagccagatttgcacattTGTACttattactaattataatagTGGAATATGGAGTTGGTATAAAATTTAGTAATTGTGTGAAATGATTCTATAAAACTCTAGCTCCATATTATTGCAAACACAAGCTCTCAACTGGAATAGAATCATATATGTATCATAAATGCTAGCCTTTCATAAATCTTTGTGTCTAATCACATTGTAATTCTGTACAAGTATCAGTACCAGTACTAACTTACTAAATATGCTTGGTAATTTTTATTTAGAATGGTGTTCCCCTGGACAATTCGTTTGTCCTAACTCACAAGTGTGCGTGGACCAACACCAGCTCTGTGATGGGACGCGAGACTGTCCCTATGGTGACGACGAGAAACAGTGTGTAACAGTGGCTCAGAATGAAGCAACTGCAGGAGATCTCCCATATAGTCCAGAAGGTAAAGTGAATATGTGTAAATAATAACTTCACCGATGTAAAATCATATAATCCATGAATTATCTATAAGAAAATTAATGGCTTTCAGAGAAGTTGAACCAAATCAAGATTAGATCTCCACTTGAATGCACCTACAGGTACCAATAACTCACATGTcaaatgaaaagtgacataaataTATGAAGAGGTGGATTCAAAGTTTCATAGGTGACGTGACTTTTCATATGAGATGTAGATTATTTTGACtatataccgtaaagtggggtgactttgaacgccgaggtgactttgaacagtaatttagcgccttcctatattaaatgctgtaccctattgcgaaagaactgaactagtttattgacaacttacagttTTATaacaattgggtacagcatttaatttagaaaggcgctaaattactgttcaaagtcacctcggcgttcaaagtcacccctctttacggtatatatatatatatatatatatatatatatatatatatatatatctttaatactttacacttgagctacattaggcattgcagcccgaaagagcagaagctcgtgctcgggcgcagttcagatcagttgtacaaaatatatcacaaaattaagagagttcattgagcacaataacattaataaatggtaaaatacatacagcatgcaataatagggtctatatacaaatataaaatacaaaagtacatgaatattagagtatcaatttttaacttaattagcttaaacaattaaataattaatctgatttgtttcttaaatctatgtgtgttaagtgtacttagctcaggataagctctaattaatgcattatatattttgggtccaaaattcatgctgtgttttaatccagcagttgtgtggcatttgggagtatttagaaagaaactgtagttttgtctcgtatgataTTCATGAGGATAAAAATTTAATGAATGGTTTTTAGCTATTTCATAAAAGGTAAACCCGCATTTGTAAAGACTAGCCTATCTATAAACAAGCGGTCAGTTGCTAATTTAGCACAGTCTTCAGATGATTTCCACTCCTACACTGGCAATAAGTTTTGAAGTCGAAATGGTAGTGGTTTTGTAGATATCGTGACTCAGTTATGTAGTGTCATTTATTGATTCAACTTTCACTTCTAAGATTCTGGTGGGATCCCATTACAGTGCCCTTTGACCCCCCAAAAATCGTACCGTACTACACCTCCTCAGACTGATGCCATTTTTACACCAATCGTGATACTGTGTCAGCCTTAACATTTTGGGTGAATATTAATTACCGGTATTGAAATAATAACAAGTTGCTTACGGTACCAGTACTTATCTTTTATGAAAGGATTTTAACACTCAAAAGTC contains these protein-coding regions:
- the LOC138704806 gene encoding uncharacterized protein isoform X1: MISARGRNMETIFSSRRNATRRSTMTTSGSVYQATPYGTPPLGRQGASLDPLRGYVSSQHSSTCSGSSSWVLWRDEPSSLYRDSRARRGRLCSALLAVAVFLVVLTVLAIAGLSVYMGALRIDTNKSDLVFDGSVRVTSGDEFVSALSDNSTNLFKELGLKYQNMIDRVYQRSQLRPAYKKCIIQKFENGSLVVFFRLYLDRRKIPRNFQNLEETARDILVNELIAPRTAAFKNIQIDATSILIKRTMDDVITSPIELSSKKKASENRTVQMHNGVLRKAQSMNATSQTSENSVRTTQGVPLFSLEATDSSDRSKDILHVSNNNKTHLRNESLLVSEDERSAVKKTDINISVNESIDIEGEAIPVIEGSVVVTKIKESIIENPSNKPYVFQVENNITHSKLDLSYSKNVTESLMSRVSGKDAGKETDKNTKSEPKYTSNSSLEVNFSENPVSAVKKISSNSDPELKDSDTKLSTESIKVVGYSEHSEEEPVRSKTPPSLVSNKKQIAEHEKSPMEEETVITKFSATDAIRENTRQENRVLEQGNRYSLTDFDGTNLQISNQTLVKKIGEKDLPTSEYLLTRSPQSFTENPLNFKSNTYNERYYTQAAPSTNSNLWNMDSNTNPKPSNSDIGGARPYYRHELTSQQFQESFSQTLKPPYLQTEEPWRPILPYYTKHSPKPVHTPDEGDIGTGVAEVVVIPPSAVENLGGQKFEVPDDRYSARLGQAALSPVTHVEEQKHQESLAGGYGSFSVSSDVQDQQPDSISRVSLHVVGSSGVHEDDLETSILHTTSGGGIIVRKQHRPILPATFAPPHTIPLSYIATESPSTHRPIANPFTVPELPILHQFRDVDAILKIPPSSAIRHHPDGSNWRGNSSSEGFTKETAIKSHSRNPNVGVVSDSSVETSGDQQWIELLNVTTNVVKPQSTKVHSSASSHRETISTMYNQRPTWGDGGNRERPANHDEVISSVVPMKSSFSKVQTNESRRVQIVIPKPQANTEGSAANVTPLSIVTLIPVRSNSGIGRPLRPRPKLPSQTQFQAINKTASIDIVLNSEYTLRNKSGDKHSTLVPINVRSNGSSEAHGMVQKIVSDRFTTSLPVSQHKIPSKPIGTTLGQVVKINETSNNKKNNITRFSQPKPTPYSTLRPEGPPVRIKTGSYSFVSSSQSSTYSREPITVTSNQPVNSPISERNTTGYIKWDTKNESTTQPTEDKYSTESKILSSTKQTSDSLLSPQITTQMSVATVISNVTKKEMHSPAEVTTTVMSLTTPEPTQLHSTTSSSSTLSSMMTTSPPTTTIPTTAVLPLTKTTQLPTLTSRSTATSTLASLISKSTLQSTSSTTLPPPKKTTTIKLSATLSSSLLTFKTTTTLPPPRKTTTNKSSATLSSSLLTLKTTTLPTTRIKTTLPSSTLAPKVNEFSTAEPFAHLNMSANYSNNINKTASEQIKNITEIVENMVRISTSTLKQRPLNSNKDVQISTTTDRAEIKHVTEEGYRINNSVTNTPSQKLLTTTSTTSTSPELLKSTNNSYSTSSFVLQHATTNNVSAAFTRLTTPSPMLSEFIPVVVIQDVPNDNWHRNVSSMYVVKTDSTLKSSLKQKTGQGSTTAKSNVTDRTSTSLPAGHRNISVSVIAVTTAMSEIQKIKTTGKNATLNVQENVERNISENEGSQNKLRIIPNIQVNSNSSKKNLKSDEMKIKSTTSDPSVVTPQTVILKTDIVTRTSVVSSEANGGQVTKNPLNNYLVTNSNNITVTPGNNKQNYSKNETGNFASHNSSISDMLNYTVTDSAQKVTEHKETRRQPKMKQTNEYEPKYGHFRFEDRVANNVGSQIFEGTINFDISTQSFTSEFTTIPNNFHEEESIINNFKESDNTSVTVDIPETFATEMGITQSSTTEVAALDTENFEKILLPVSEENVTPSKITSENGVSVAKESDSTEINTPLSGKMEFQSVSHKDNLYDNLQQNDGKIFELESEFTLSTSNKIPVTENVVFRTEGSSSQKENIPTTVKIFSNMEEMSKTKEEVSSLTTVTNVNTETVTVFSNFTVSKVSGINNNYPNLQVTEQEVPMENKKITGQLPLHSENTEMSDDQVFHLLNVSNASSNQSRNYTIMSEEAVNALSMYANVHTNTPEDKSADNVTEDSQNNVDSAGAMTTNTTESYPGDKITKIIDTEEVKASTKIISLHSSNNHAGIPILTKIYNKIPQPFVEKETSWKTTNEEGSIDLSNSTVGDVSACPSNLSLRCGDGECISALSRCNQLVDCNDGADERDCSCADYLRAQFLTRKLCDGIVDCWDFSDENSCEWCSPGQFVCPNSQVCVDQHQLCDGTRDCPYGDDEKQCVTVAQNEATAGDLPYSPEGYLMVRKQGRWGKLCLQNFDNVVARSESTWEVADLGRAVCKAMTYSDFERVNRTIDMPGSSRADDSHYFELAYSSDSNRNISQPRSSLSFQETQCNQKEVVHVSCRDLQCGVRPQAINQWASSRHSRIVGGGNAAPGSWPWQAALYKEGEFQCGATLIADCWLVSAGHCFYHALDDYWVARLGALRRGSSFPSPYEQLRPVSHIILHPGYVDAGFLNDISLLRLREPVQFSDFVRPVCLPPPPPAAPIRDGRLCTVVGWGQLFEVGRIFPDTLQEVQLPIISTAECRKRTLFLPLYRVTDNMFCAGFDRGGRDACLGDSGGPLMCQEKDGHWSLYGVTSNGYGCARANRPGVYTKVANYVPWLQAAMAQQVSSLRDSKTQCKGHRCPLGECLPPTRVCNGFMECSDGSDEKGCW